A segment of the Superficieibacter sp. HKU1 genome:
AACGTTTTCCGTCATAAACCATTCGATCCACTGCACGATCAAGGCATCGAAAACAAAGATAAAAATGGCAAACACAATCAGCCATCCATATTTACGAACCATTGCGTCATCCTGCGATCGGGGGGTGAAGTGCAGGCAATATACACGAAAACAGGGT
Coding sequences within it:
- a CDS encoding DUF2556 family protein; amino-acid sequence: MVRKYGWLIVFAIFIFVFDALIVQWIEWFMTENVKCRNMNSVNPLKLVNCSDI